In a genomic window of Strix aluco isolate bStrAlu1 chromosome 3, bStrAlu1.hap1, whole genome shotgun sequence:
- the HDDC2 gene encoding 5'-deoxynucleotidase HDDC2 yields the protein MAAGASGGGGLLPFLRLLGQLKRVPRTGWVYRNVAKPESVSDHMYRMAMMALVTEDKSLNKDRCIRLALVHDMAECIVGDIAPADNISKEEKHRREEAAMQQLTHLLSEDLRKEIYELWEEYENQCTAEAKFVKQLDQCEMILQAFEYEELENTPGRLQDFYDSTAGKFVHPEILQLVSLINTERNKKKAATSHPHS from the exons ATGGCGGCGGGGGCgagtggcggcggcggcctgCTGCCCTTCCTGCGGCTGCTGGGGCAGCTCAAG AGAGTACCACGGACGGGATGGGTGTACAGGAACGTGGCGAAGCCAGAGAGCGTATCGGATCACATGTACAGGATGGCGATGATGGCTTTGGTGACCGAAGACAAAAGCCTTAACAAGGACAG ATGCATACGATTAGCTTTGGTTCACGATATGGCTGAATGCATTGTTGGAGATATCGCTCCTGCAGATAATAtctcaaaagaggaaaaacacaggAGAGAAGAG GCAGCTATGCAACAACTGACCCATCTTCTATCAGAGGACCTCAGAAAAGAAATTTATGAACTCTGGGAA GAATATGAAAACCAGTGTACTGCAGAAGCCAAGTTTGTAAAACAGTTGGATCAGTGTGAGATGATACTGCAAGCGTTTGAGTATGAAGAGTTGGAAAACACACCTGGCAGACTGCAGGATTTTTACGATTCAACTGCTG ggAAGTTTGTTCACCCAGAAATACTCCAGCTTGTATCTCTGATTaacacagaaaggaataaaaaaaaagcagctacatCTCATCCACATTCATGA